The Dermacentor albipictus isolate Rhodes 1998 colony chromosome 2, USDA_Dalb.pri_finalv2, whole genome shotgun sequence genome has a segment encoding these proteins:
- the LOC135917374 gene encoding neprilysin-2-like gives MVVAADMEDGGRRGTECRFLRRTVQALLGVGVVALAMINGSLLTAYFNGSSGDGTGLRYAGWGFWQQAVTTPSPLNTAADDGRPRRFESEDERVEMVEDGPQLAAGSTEGEALSQSNKVGNVTKGADDQKSARTPELSAHRSLRPPTKRIPRHYPPQPERDAKRLRFKDSDSECSQPECLWYLHHTNNKLDRSVNPCDDFYGHVCGPRWFSPNGKPTFEAESVEKLMSCLDVNIRVERHSPLRWVRNIAFIYQSCLTSNGSREIREQLLAQQHRTPPPSSQPFTDAPAVVFRIGLQEKVPQLRGDYLESMGANPLASVYVAPAGHQEAGGENKYVPYVDSPELLMKRFFLRYPDRTESDYKHLIEKSLPGIENASLVASKIVYMEKRLMAIVSSSGSGRKVGTLTPDGTTSLGNSTARWLSHIFPKSFGGRLNVRILDEEYVSHVVDLLKHVFTPADVVDYFYFRTLVEYSSFLNITPLIPLSYDTHLNSVPLRIQGCLHMVENIYKHGMRMLGIEALGGNLGVWRIPFQREVEALFEDVRHSLQRFVRFWFSGTTVNTALRKLRSMKLAYLGASAAYPTSYAASTPDVRSLKDFGALIKDSIRRGFNGTNNYDFLHRTSVFSTSIEYNPRTNSLYVPHALVTMPVLFSETLHPVFVPIIGAKLLQGAMKAIDARGSGEYREGGAYRSWWDTADWTKYQNRSACFMDQLDRDVRKVSPRTSFRAFQDEFIAESAAIEPLLDVYGGRVADRADNFRFSPKIFYYAYAMGQCEKPGTDTIQVRYKHAIPARIRVNNALANDAHFQKVFRCRRNSRMAPRQRCSYWTK, from the coding sequence GTGGGGCTTCTGGCAGCAGGCAGTGACCACACCATCTCCGCTCAACACCGCTGCCGATGACGGGCGGCCGAGGCGCTTTGAATCCGAGGACGAGCGCGTCGAAATGGTCGAGGATGGTCCCCAGTTGGCCGCCGGGAGCACCGAGGGTGAAGCGCTCAGCCAAAGCAACAAAGTTGGAAACGTTACGAAGGGAGCCGATGACCAAAAAAGCGCGAGAACTCCAGAGTTGTCGGCTCATCGTTCGCTCAGGCCTCCGACAAAACGAATTCCCAGGCATTATCCTCCTCAGCCCGAACGAGACGCCAAACGGCTTCGATTTAAAGATAGCGACTCAGAGTGTTCCCAACCGGAGTGTCTCTGGTACCTGCACCACACCAACAACAAGCTCGACCGAAGCGTGAATCCGTGCGACGACTTCTACGGTCACGTCTGTGGGCCGCGGTGGTTTTCGCCTAACGGCAAGCCCACTTTCGAAGCCGAGAGCGTGGAAAAGCTGATGAGCTGCCTTGACGTCAATATCCGCGTGGAGCGGCACAGTCCCCTGCGCTGGGTTCGCAACATCGCCTTCATCTACCAGTCTTGCCTTACGTCAAACGGTTCTCGGGAGATCAGGGAGCAGCTTCTCGCGCAGCAGCACAGAACACCTCCACCCTCATCTCAGCCCTTCACCGATGCCCCCGCGGTGGTGTTTCGCATCGGACTGCAGGAGAAGGTACCGCAGCTGCGGGGCGATTACTTGGAAAGCATGGGAGCCAATCCTCTTGCGAGCGTGTACGTGGCGCCTGCCGGACATCAGGAAGCAGGAGGCGAGAACAAGTACGTTCCGTACGTCGACTCCCCTGAGTTGCTAATGAAAAGATTCTTTCTCCGGTACCCCGATCGCACCGAGAGTGATTACAAGCATCTTATCGAGAAATCTCTTCCGGGTATCGAGAACGCATCGCTTGTCGCCAGCAagattgtttacatggagaagcgTCTGATGGCCATCGTCTCTAGCTCAGGCTCCGGCAGGAAAGTTGGCACACTTACTCCGGATGGAACGACGTCATTGGGAAACTCCACTGCAAGATGGCTGTCGCACATTTTTCCCAAGTCATTTGGTGGTCGCTTAAACGTGCGCATATTGGACGAAGAGTACGTTAGTCACGTTGTCGATTTGCTGAAGCATGTCTTTACTCCAGCAGACGTCGTCGATTACTTTTATTTTCGGACCCTCGTGGAATACTCTTCGTTCCTCAACATCACTCCGCTCATACCGCTTAGCTACGACACTCATCTCAACTCGGTGCCCCTGCGAATCCAGGGTTGCCTACACATGGTGGAGAACATTTATAAACACGGCATGCGCATGCTTGGAATCGAGGCTCTAGGGGGAAACCTTGGCGTGTGGAGGATACCTTTCCAGCGCGAAGTTGAAGCCCTGTTCGAAGACGTTCGCCACTCTCTCCAAAGGTTCGTACGattttggttcagtggaaccacTGTTAACACTGCGCTTCGCAAGCTACGTTCCATGAAGCTCGCCTACCTAGGTGCTAGTGCAGCGTACCCCACTTCGTACGCTGCTTCAACGCCAGACGTGAGGAGCTTGAAAGACTTCGGTGCTCTTATCAAAGATTCCATCAGGAGAGGTTTTAATGGCACGAACAACTATGATTTCCTGCACAGGACTTCAGTGTTTTCGACGTCGATCGAGTACAACCCTCGCACAAATTCCCTGTACGTTCCCCACGCTCTCGTGACCATGCCCGTGCTCTTCTCCGAGACACTGCATCCAGTATTCGTTCCTATAATAGGAGCTAAGTTGTTGCAGGGTGCCATGAAAGCTATCGACGCACGCGGCTCGGGCGAGTACAGAGAGGGCGGAGCCTATCGTAGCTGGTGGGACACGGCGGATTGGACAAAGTACCAGAACAGGTCGGCCTGCTTTATGGATCAGCTCGATCGCGATGTAAGGAAAGTGTCCCCCCGGACCAGCTTCCGTGCGTTTCAGGACGAATTCATCGCCGAGAGCGCCGCCATTGAACCCCTGCTCGACGTCTACGGTGGCCGCGTTGCCGACCGCGCCGACAACTTCCGGTTCAGTCCGAAGATTTTCTATTACGCTTACGCCATGGGCCAGTGCGAGAAACCGGGCACCGACACCATACAAGTACGGTACAAGCATGCCATTCCGGCAAGAATCCGAGTCAACAACGCCCTCGCTAATGATGCACACTTTCAGAAGGTTTTTCGGTGCCGGCGCAATTCTAGAATGGCGCCGAGGCAGCGCTGTAGTTACTGGACCAAATGA